From the Diospyros lotus cultivar Yz01 chromosome 13, ASM1463336v1, whole genome shotgun sequence genome, one window contains:
- the LOC127788414 gene encoding ATP synthase small subunit 6, mitochondrial-like isoform X2, whose translation MKKFDPWPVFFRREWNRNWPFLVGFAITGTIITKLSLGLTEEDAKNSPFVQRHKR comes from the exons atgaagaagtTCGATCCGTGGCCAGTTTTCTTCAGGCGAGAATGGAATCGGAACTGGCCATTCTTAGTCGGTTTCGCTATCACCGGCACAATCATCACCAAGTTATCTCTTGGCCTGACCG AGGAGGACGCCAAGAACTCGCCATTCGTGCAGAGGCACAAGAGGTGA
- the LOC127788414 gene encoding uncharacterized protein LOC127788414 isoform X1: MESELAILSRFRYHRHNHHQVISWPDRGGRQELAIRAEAQEDQVLGRLIGSAKAMGGLYYLEGDPLNFWTNDSVLNVTWNAKVLLRHKHLGHPSFPYLKSLFPKIFINKEHSFSCESCTLTKQPRYHHPIQSYKPSKPFHLIHSDILFGVLLNTIILSDQGGSSHLSMITLEPVGFI; encoded by the exons ATGGAATCGGAACTGGCCATTCTTAGTCGGTTTCGCTATCACCGGCACAATCATCACCAAGTTATCTCTTGGCCTGACCG AGGAGGACGCCAAGAACTCGCCATTCGTGCAGAGGCACAAGAG GATCAAGTCTTGGGGAGGttgattggcagtgctaaggcTATGGGTGGTCTTTACTATCTGGAAGGAGATCCTCTCAACTTTTGGACCAATGATTCAGTCCTAAATGTAACTTGGAATGCCAAAGTCTTGTTACGGCATAAACATTTAGGGCATCCTAGCTTTCCTTATCTTAAATCTTTGtttcctaaaatttttatcaataaagagCACAGTTTTTCGTGTGAATCATGCACTCTTACTAAACAACCTAGATATCATCATCCTATTCAGTCTTATAAACCTTCAAAACCTTTTCATTTgatacatagtgatattttatttggggTCCTTCTAAACACCATAATATTATCGGATCAAGGTGGTTCATCACATTTATCGATGATCACTCTAGAGCCTGTTGGGTTTATctaa
- the LOC127788413 gene encoding kinetochore-associated protein KNL-2 homolog isoform X2: MLERLHSPQTVAPLSQRPPSPPPPPAATISYSSPFFGGQPPPPPSTTKASSAITVRQPQLRPDHRLRRHRAPPPRSATSTASSLPLQFPTTASSSYLPFPSSGGVRLLDPLVGGRHPEMATVPVSKHSDNNTAISDTNSSASLSYFQKTVCLQDWWLIKAEKDSQGKRLAVAGLTSREKQAVRVFSSAPIVKRYDVFTLETADGICVLMKGFINKARTEENGFPSEVFKHFVFGFPPYWEEYAGKCLGLGVTHKDVSRTPSDHGINDSNKGTSNDKKSISEERHDDNDKMDFSKDGGDGFSMKVQHSDQNGTGSASSVEDPNINSSQVLSEIFIGHVSPGVSNINSKDALQRYPSSSKTDGHLDGRSVQHGNTLDKINPSERSINRYNLRNKKNNLKDDQTAVNLLGNENNELNRVSTGNPDQLENAAVNGEVEPGVCIPCEIGYQQPTSHEIERKCGNIRSHSGKEIKSTRGALKSSVGLGNEIQDDELHAVVSKKQTNAKKASKPRSETRRRLIYESPISRGGAKKASLISPESLNLKRSRSGRLLLPTLEFWRNQMPIYDMDRRITGIQGGLHGVEPSRGSRSEPQDRKRR, translated from the exons ATGCTGGAGAGACTTCACTCTCCCCAAACTGTAGCCCCCCTCTCCCAGCGACCACCATCACCGCCGCCTCCACCAGCAGCCACCATCTCCTATTCCTCTCCGTTCTTCGGCGGCcagccaccgccaccgccgTCGACGACCAAGGCCTCTTCGGCCATCACCGTCCGGCAACCACAGCTGAGGCCCGACCACCGCCTCCGTCGCCACCGGGCACCGCCACCAAGAAGCGCCACAAGCACCGCATCTTCACTTCCTCTGCAATTTCCTACCACTGCCTCTTCATCTTATCTGCCCTTTCCTTCCAG TGGTGGCGTCAGATTATTGGACCCGCTGGTCGGCGGCCGCCATCCAGAAATGGCTACTGTTCCTGTGTCGAAGCACTCAGACAACAACACCGCCATCTCGGACACTAATAGTAGCGCGTCATTATCGTATTTCCAAAAAACC GTTTGTTTGCAAGATTGGTGGTTGATTAAGGCTGAAAAAGACTCCCAAGGGAAGAGGCTTGCCGTTGCAGGATTGACATCTCGAGA GAAGCAAGCCGTTCGAGTGTTTTCATCTGCACCAATTGTTAAAAGATATGATGTGTTCACTCTTGAAACAGCTGATGGGATATGTGTTCTTATGAAAGGATTCATAAACAAGGCTCGCACAGAAGAAAATGGGTTTCCCTCTGag GTTTTCaaacattttgtttttggcttccCTCCTTATTGGGAGGAATATGCTGGAAAGTGTTTGGGGTTAGGTGTTACCCACAAGGATGTTTCAAGAACTCCCTCAGATCATG GTATTAATGATTCTAATAAAGGAACTTCAAACGACAAAAAATCCATTAGTGAAGAAAGGCATGATGATAATGACAAAATGgatttttcaaaagatggtGGAGATGGTTTCTCAATGAAGGTGCAGCATTCTGACCAGAATGGTACTGGTAGTGCCTCTTCAGTTGAAGATCCAAATATAAATTCTTCTCAGGTTTTGTCTGAGATATTCATTGGCCATGTGTCACCAG GTGTCAGTAACATTAACAGCAAAGATGCATTACAAAGATATCCTTCATCATCAAAAACCGATGGTCATCTAGATGGTAGATCTGTGCAGCATGGCAATACTTTGGATAAGATTAATCCATCTGAGAGAAGTATTAATAGATATAACTTACGTAACAAGAAGAATAACCTGAAGGATGACCAAACAGCTGTCAATCTGTTgggaaatgaaaataatgagCTGAATCGTGTCTCAACTGGCAATCCTGATCAATTGGAAAATGCTGCAGTAAATGGTGAGGTCGAACCTGGGGTCTGCATTCCATGTGAAATTGGATATCAACAGCCTACCAGTCATGAAATT GAACGAAAGTGTGGAAACATTAGAAGTCACAGTGGTAAGGAAATCAAAAGCACCAGGGGGGCATTGAAGTCTTCTGTTGGGCTTGGTAATGAAATCCAAGATGATGAATTGCATGCTGTTGTCAGCAAGAAGCAAACTAATGCTAAGAAAGCAAGCAAACCCAGGAGTGAAACCAGGAGAAGACTGATATAT GAAAGTCCAATAAGCAGGGGAGGAGCCAAAAAAGCATCTTTAATTTCTCCAGAATCTTTGAATCTTAAACGATCTCGATCag GAAGACTGCTGCTACCTACCCTAGAATTCTGGCGCAATCAGATGCCAATTTATGATATG GATCGTAGAATTACTGGAATTCAAGGCGGCCTTCATGGTGTAGAACCATCTAGAG GGAGTAGATCTGAACCTCAAGACAGAAAGCGAAGGTAG
- the LOC127788413 gene encoding kinetochore-associated protein KNL-2 homolog isoform X3: MLERLHSPQTVAPLSQRPPSPPPPPAATISYSSPFFGGQPPPPPSTTKASSAITVRQPQLRPDHRLRRHRAPPPRSATSTASSLPLQFPTTASSSYLPFPSSGGVRLLDPLVGGRHPEMATVPVSKHSDNNTAISDTNSSASLSYFQKTVCLQDWWLIKAEKDSQGKRLAVAGLTSREKQAVRVFSSAPIVKRYDVFTLETADGICVLMKGFINKARTEENGFPSEVFKHFVFGFPPYWEEYAGKCLGLGVTHKDVSRTPSDHGINDSNKGTSNDKKSISEERHDDNDKMDFSKDGGDGFSMKVQHSDQNGTGSASSVEDPNINSSQVLSEIFIGHVSPGVSNINSKDALQRYPSSSKTDGHLDGRSVQHGNTLDKINPSERSINRYNLRNKKNNLKDDQTAVNLLGNENNELNRVSTGNPDQLENAAVNGEVEPGVCIPCEIGYQQPTSHEIERKCGNIRSHSGKEIKSTRGALKSSVGLGNEIQDDELHAVVSKKQTNAKKASKPRSETRRRLIYESPISRGGAKKASLISPESLNLKRSRSGRLLLPTLEFWRNQMPIYDMNQEKLTSARIEVTLG, translated from the exons ATGCTGGAGAGACTTCACTCTCCCCAAACTGTAGCCCCCCTCTCCCAGCGACCACCATCACCGCCGCCTCCACCAGCAGCCACCATCTCCTATTCCTCTCCGTTCTTCGGCGGCcagccaccgccaccgccgTCGACGACCAAGGCCTCTTCGGCCATCACCGTCCGGCAACCACAGCTGAGGCCCGACCACCGCCTCCGTCGCCACCGGGCACCGCCACCAAGAAGCGCCACAAGCACCGCATCTTCACTTCCTCTGCAATTTCCTACCACTGCCTCTTCATCTTATCTGCCCTTTCCTTCCAG TGGTGGCGTCAGATTATTGGACCCGCTGGTCGGCGGCCGCCATCCAGAAATGGCTACTGTTCCTGTGTCGAAGCACTCAGACAACAACACCGCCATCTCGGACACTAATAGTAGCGCGTCATTATCGTATTTCCAAAAAACC GTTTGTTTGCAAGATTGGTGGTTGATTAAGGCTGAAAAAGACTCCCAAGGGAAGAGGCTTGCCGTTGCAGGATTGACATCTCGAGA GAAGCAAGCCGTTCGAGTGTTTTCATCTGCACCAATTGTTAAAAGATATGATGTGTTCACTCTTGAAACAGCTGATGGGATATGTGTTCTTATGAAAGGATTCATAAACAAGGCTCGCACAGAAGAAAATGGGTTTCCCTCTGag GTTTTCaaacattttgtttttggcttccCTCCTTATTGGGAGGAATATGCTGGAAAGTGTTTGGGGTTAGGTGTTACCCACAAGGATGTTTCAAGAACTCCCTCAGATCATG GTATTAATGATTCTAATAAAGGAACTTCAAACGACAAAAAATCCATTAGTGAAGAAAGGCATGATGATAATGACAAAATGgatttttcaaaagatggtGGAGATGGTTTCTCAATGAAGGTGCAGCATTCTGACCAGAATGGTACTGGTAGTGCCTCTTCAGTTGAAGATCCAAATATAAATTCTTCTCAGGTTTTGTCTGAGATATTCATTGGCCATGTGTCACCAG GTGTCAGTAACATTAACAGCAAAGATGCATTACAAAGATATCCTTCATCATCAAAAACCGATGGTCATCTAGATGGTAGATCTGTGCAGCATGGCAATACTTTGGATAAGATTAATCCATCTGAGAGAAGTATTAATAGATATAACTTACGTAACAAGAAGAATAACCTGAAGGATGACCAAACAGCTGTCAATCTGTTgggaaatgaaaataatgagCTGAATCGTGTCTCAACTGGCAATCCTGATCAATTGGAAAATGCTGCAGTAAATGGTGAGGTCGAACCTGGGGTCTGCATTCCATGTGAAATTGGATATCAACAGCCTACCAGTCATGAAATT GAACGAAAGTGTGGAAACATTAGAAGTCACAGTGGTAAGGAAATCAAAAGCACCAGGGGGGCATTGAAGTCTTCTGTTGGGCTTGGTAATGAAATCCAAGATGATGAATTGCATGCTGTTGTCAGCAAGAAGCAAACTAATGCTAAGAAAGCAAGCAAACCCAGGAGTGAAACCAGGAGAAGACTGATATAT GAAAGTCCAATAAGCAGGGGAGGAGCCAAAAAAGCATCTTTAATTTCTCCAGAATCTTTGAATCTTAAACGATCTCGATCag GAAGACTGCTGCTACCTACCCTAGAATTCTGGCGCAATCAGATGCCAATTTATGATATG AACCAAGAGAAATTAACATCAGCCAGGATTGAGGTCACTCTAGGCTGA
- the LOC127788413 gene encoding kinetochore-associated protein KNL-2 homolog isoform X1, whose amino-acid sequence MLERLHSPQTVAPLSQRPPSPPPPPAATISYSSPFFGGQPPPPPSTTKASSAITVRQPQLRPDHRLRRHRAPPPRSATSTASSLPLQFPTTASSSYLPFPSSGGVRLLDPLVGGRHPEMATVPVSKHSDNNTAISDTNSSASLSYFQKTVCLQDWWLIKAEKDSQGKRLAVAGLTSREKQAVRVFSSAPIVKRYDVFTLETADGICVLMKGFINKARTEENGFPSEVFKHFVFGFPPYWEEYAGKCLGLGVTHKDVSRTPSDHGINDSNKGTSNDKKSISEERHDDNDKMDFSKDGGDGFSMKVQHSDQNGTGSASSVEDPNINSSQVLSEIFIGHVSPGVSNINSKDALQRYPSSSKTDGHLDGRSVQHGNTLDKINPSERSINRYNLRNKKNNLKDDQTAVNLLGNENNELNRVSTGNPDQLENAAVNGEVEPGVCIPCEIGYQQPTSHEIERKCGNIRSHSGKEIKSTRGALKSSVGLGNEIQDDELHAVVSKKQTNAKKASKPRSETRRRLIYESPISRGGAKKASLISPESLNLKRSRSGRLLLPTLEFWRNQMPIYDMVCDDFWNVVPITLYLHFVNVTLLLCTYIFQHPHMRPILPLCTFNYSSMKSEVKVFT is encoded by the exons ATGCTGGAGAGACTTCACTCTCCCCAAACTGTAGCCCCCCTCTCCCAGCGACCACCATCACCGCCGCCTCCACCAGCAGCCACCATCTCCTATTCCTCTCCGTTCTTCGGCGGCcagccaccgccaccgccgTCGACGACCAAGGCCTCTTCGGCCATCACCGTCCGGCAACCACAGCTGAGGCCCGACCACCGCCTCCGTCGCCACCGGGCACCGCCACCAAGAAGCGCCACAAGCACCGCATCTTCACTTCCTCTGCAATTTCCTACCACTGCCTCTTCATCTTATCTGCCCTTTCCTTCCAG TGGTGGCGTCAGATTATTGGACCCGCTGGTCGGCGGCCGCCATCCAGAAATGGCTACTGTTCCTGTGTCGAAGCACTCAGACAACAACACCGCCATCTCGGACACTAATAGTAGCGCGTCATTATCGTATTTCCAAAAAACC GTTTGTTTGCAAGATTGGTGGTTGATTAAGGCTGAAAAAGACTCCCAAGGGAAGAGGCTTGCCGTTGCAGGATTGACATCTCGAGA GAAGCAAGCCGTTCGAGTGTTTTCATCTGCACCAATTGTTAAAAGATATGATGTGTTCACTCTTGAAACAGCTGATGGGATATGTGTTCTTATGAAAGGATTCATAAACAAGGCTCGCACAGAAGAAAATGGGTTTCCCTCTGag GTTTTCaaacattttgtttttggcttccCTCCTTATTGGGAGGAATATGCTGGAAAGTGTTTGGGGTTAGGTGTTACCCACAAGGATGTTTCAAGAACTCCCTCAGATCATG GTATTAATGATTCTAATAAAGGAACTTCAAACGACAAAAAATCCATTAGTGAAGAAAGGCATGATGATAATGACAAAATGgatttttcaaaagatggtGGAGATGGTTTCTCAATGAAGGTGCAGCATTCTGACCAGAATGGTACTGGTAGTGCCTCTTCAGTTGAAGATCCAAATATAAATTCTTCTCAGGTTTTGTCTGAGATATTCATTGGCCATGTGTCACCAG GTGTCAGTAACATTAACAGCAAAGATGCATTACAAAGATATCCTTCATCATCAAAAACCGATGGTCATCTAGATGGTAGATCTGTGCAGCATGGCAATACTTTGGATAAGATTAATCCATCTGAGAGAAGTATTAATAGATATAACTTACGTAACAAGAAGAATAACCTGAAGGATGACCAAACAGCTGTCAATCTGTTgggaaatgaaaataatgagCTGAATCGTGTCTCAACTGGCAATCCTGATCAATTGGAAAATGCTGCAGTAAATGGTGAGGTCGAACCTGGGGTCTGCATTCCATGTGAAATTGGATATCAACAGCCTACCAGTCATGAAATT GAACGAAAGTGTGGAAACATTAGAAGTCACAGTGGTAAGGAAATCAAAAGCACCAGGGGGGCATTGAAGTCTTCTGTTGGGCTTGGTAATGAAATCCAAGATGATGAATTGCATGCTGTTGTCAGCAAGAAGCAAACTAATGCTAAGAAAGCAAGCAAACCCAGGAGTGAAACCAGGAGAAGACTGATATAT GAAAGTCCAATAAGCAGGGGAGGAGCCAAAAAAGCATCTTTAATTTCTCCAGAATCTTTGAATCTTAAACGATCTCGATCag GAAGACTGCTGCTACCTACCCTAGAATTCTGGCGCAATCAGATGCCAATTTATGATATGGTTTGTGATGATTTTTGGAACGTTGTGCCAATAACTCTATACTTGCACTTTGTGAATGTAACTTTACTGTTATGTACATATATTTTCCAACACCCACACATGCGACCCATTCTGCCCTTGTGCACTTTCAACTATTCATCTATGAAGTCTGAAGTTAAGGTTTTTACTTGA
- the LOC127788413 gene encoding kinetochore-associated protein KNL-2 homolog isoform X4: MATVPVSKHSDNNTAISDTNSSASLSYFQKTVCLQDWWLIKAEKDSQGKRLAVAGLTSREKQAVRVFSSAPIVKRYDVFTLETADGICVLMKGFINKARTEENGFPSEVFKHFVFGFPPYWEEYAGKCLGLGVTHKDVSRTPSDHGINDSNKGTSNDKKSISEERHDDNDKMDFSKDGGDGFSMKVQHSDQNGTGSASSVEDPNINSSQVLSEIFIGHVSPGVSNINSKDALQRYPSSSKTDGHLDGRSVQHGNTLDKINPSERSINRYNLRNKKNNLKDDQTAVNLLGNENNELNRVSTGNPDQLENAAVNGEVEPGVCIPCEIGYQQPTSHEIERKCGNIRSHSGKEIKSTRGALKSSVGLGNEIQDDELHAVVSKKQTNAKKASKPRSETRRRLIYESPISRGGAKKASLISPESLNLKRSRSGRLLLPTLEFWRNQMPIYDMVCDDFWNVVPITLYLHFVNVTLLLCTYIFQHPHMRPILPLCTFNYSSMKSEVKVFT, encoded by the exons ATGGCTACTGTTCCTGTGTCGAAGCACTCAGACAACAACACCGCCATCTCGGACACTAATAGTAGCGCGTCATTATCGTATTTCCAAAAAACC GTTTGTTTGCAAGATTGGTGGTTGATTAAGGCTGAAAAAGACTCCCAAGGGAAGAGGCTTGCCGTTGCAGGATTGACATCTCGAGA GAAGCAAGCCGTTCGAGTGTTTTCATCTGCACCAATTGTTAAAAGATATGATGTGTTCACTCTTGAAACAGCTGATGGGATATGTGTTCTTATGAAAGGATTCATAAACAAGGCTCGCACAGAAGAAAATGGGTTTCCCTCTGag GTTTTCaaacattttgtttttggcttccCTCCTTATTGGGAGGAATATGCTGGAAAGTGTTTGGGGTTAGGTGTTACCCACAAGGATGTTTCAAGAACTCCCTCAGATCATG GTATTAATGATTCTAATAAAGGAACTTCAAACGACAAAAAATCCATTAGTGAAGAAAGGCATGATGATAATGACAAAATGgatttttcaaaagatggtGGAGATGGTTTCTCAATGAAGGTGCAGCATTCTGACCAGAATGGTACTGGTAGTGCCTCTTCAGTTGAAGATCCAAATATAAATTCTTCTCAGGTTTTGTCTGAGATATTCATTGGCCATGTGTCACCAG GTGTCAGTAACATTAACAGCAAAGATGCATTACAAAGATATCCTTCATCATCAAAAACCGATGGTCATCTAGATGGTAGATCTGTGCAGCATGGCAATACTTTGGATAAGATTAATCCATCTGAGAGAAGTATTAATAGATATAACTTACGTAACAAGAAGAATAACCTGAAGGATGACCAAACAGCTGTCAATCTGTTgggaaatgaaaataatgagCTGAATCGTGTCTCAACTGGCAATCCTGATCAATTGGAAAATGCTGCAGTAAATGGTGAGGTCGAACCTGGGGTCTGCATTCCATGTGAAATTGGATATCAACAGCCTACCAGTCATGAAATT GAACGAAAGTGTGGAAACATTAGAAGTCACAGTGGTAAGGAAATCAAAAGCACCAGGGGGGCATTGAAGTCTTCTGTTGGGCTTGGTAATGAAATCCAAGATGATGAATTGCATGCTGTTGTCAGCAAGAAGCAAACTAATGCTAAGAAAGCAAGCAAACCCAGGAGTGAAACCAGGAGAAGACTGATATAT GAAAGTCCAATAAGCAGGGGAGGAGCCAAAAAAGCATCTTTAATTTCTCCAGAATCTTTGAATCTTAAACGATCTCGATCag GAAGACTGCTGCTACCTACCCTAGAATTCTGGCGCAATCAGATGCCAATTTATGATATGGTTTGTGATGATTTTTGGAACGTTGTGCCAATAACTCTATACTTGCACTTTGTGAATGTAACTTTACTGTTATGTACATATATTTTCCAACACCCACACATGCGACCCATTCTGCCCTTGTGCACTTTCAACTATTCATCTATGAAGTCTGAAGTTAAGGTTTTTACTTGA